The Candidatus Omnitrophota bacterium DNA window ATCCTCGGATACGGAAGCAACGTGGCGGCTCAGATAGCCAAATCCTATTATATAGGATATACGGTTACGCCTGTTGGAAGTATCATAGGAGCTTTGTACGGGTTCGTGGATGCAGGAGTAGGGATGGCTGTTTTCGGGTTGATCTATAACAAACTGGCCAGGATGTGACTTCTCCTGTGGCTGCATGTGCGGGGGTTATTTATGGCGAATGAGAGCTATCTTGACAGGTTCAAGCCGAGGGAGTCGGAAAAAGTACGCCGGATGGGGGCATCAAGTGCTGACTGGAGCATACCCGAAGACTATGGTGACAACAAATTAGTGATCATGGTGAGGGATCCCTGGACGCTTTTCGCATACTGGGAAATCTCCGCCGCCATGGAAGAAAGTATAAAGGATGAGATACGCCGCAGGGGATTCAATTCCTCAAAAAGATCGCTCAGGGTTTTCGAGCCTTCAAGTGAAGATGCTACTGGACCCCTCATCCAGTATAACCTGATGGACCACGACAGGAGTCGGTACGTACATACCGGAAGAGCTGGAGGCAGGTGGCAGGCCGAGATCGCAAGAGTTACCGATACAGGCGAGGTTTTCAGTATCGCCAGGAGCAACATCGTCGAAACTCCTCAACACAAGATATCGGAGCTTACGGAAAAAGACGAGATGACCATGAAAGAAGAGCTGTATAAGGAATTGATGGAACACAGTATCACTCGTGAGCTCGGCAGAAGTTCTCCGGGCTTTAAAGAACTTATCAACAAACATCTGGAAAAATGGATGTCTTCGGGAAGCATCGGCGGCCCGGACGAAAAAGAAAAGGATAAAAGGAGCAGAAATGGCTGAAAAAAGAAAGACCGTTAAAAAAGCTAAAAGTCCCTCGAAAAAAAGGACCACGAAGAAAAAGAGTCCCACCGGAAAGAAAAAACAGAAGATGATAGAGAAAAAAGCTTATGAACTTTACGCTTCGAGAGGCTACCAGCACGGCAATGATCAGGCGGATTGGTACGAAGCCGAAAGAATAGTGGCCGGATCGAAAAAATAACAATGTAAAAGAAACGGGGAGAAGCAAATATGCCTGTAGTCAAAGTTTACAGCAGTCCGACCTGTCCGCACTGCCAGAGAACAAAGAAATTCCTCCAAGAGAATGATATAGACTTCGAGGATTACGATGTTACGTCCGACCAGGCCAAGGCCGAAGAGATGATGGATAAATCCGGGCAGATGGGCGTGCCGGTCATAGAAGTGGACAACGAGATCATCACCGGGTTTGACGAGGAAAAACTGAAAAAAGCGCTCGATTTATAAGAGGAATAACCTGGCCTGAGCCCTATCGCCTTACTTCAGTCGGCATAAGTCTGATACAGAATAAGGAGTGTCGTTTTCTGCTCTGATGCGGATCAGAGTTGTCTCATACAGCACGGCCATTCGAGTGAGTGACGCACCGTTCGCTTTCGGGATCATTTAGCGAACAGAGCCTTTACCTTATCCTGTGTTTTCCTGTCCTCGGAAAGCACCGCTATTGAGTCCCCCTCTTCGAGTACGGTGTTCTTTTTCGGGAAAAGCACTTCATTCCCCCGGGTTACCGCTAAGATGAGAGCTTGCTCGGGAAGTTCCAGCTCAAGTATCTTTTTACCGGTATTATTCTCCGTATCCACCGTCTCGAGAAGGAACTTTCCGCCGATAATGTTGGAGATATCCTCTTCCTTGCTCTCCTGTAGAAGCTGCATTATCTCCCGTGCCGCCGATATGTGAGGGGAGATTATCTTGACATCCCCGATCTCTTCACACGCGGACCTCAGGCTCAGGCTTTTTAATTTGACGATTATCTTCTTGACCTTGCGCTGGGCCCCGACCATGGCTATGACCGTATTGATGGCATCCTGGTTCGTGGTCGCCACCAGGGCGTCGGCTTCTTCTATCGCAGCCTCCTTGAGGACCTCGGGGTCGCTGCCGTCCCCGGTCAGAACGACGGCGTCGAGCGTCTCGGAAACCTCCTCGGTGCGTTTTTCATCCTGATCTATTAGAACGAGCGAAGTCTCTTTCTTTTCGGTGAGTATTTCGGCGAGTTTGCTCCCGGTCTCTCCCAATCCAACTATTATTATTTTCATTTATGCCTCCTTTTTACGCCAGATAAAGGGATTAAAAATAACAAGTACAGGCAGTATTTCCAGCCTGCCCGCCCACATGTTGAAGATAAGAACCAGCTTAAGAAAAGGGGGCAGGGCCATGGAAGTTATCCCGCTGGAAAGCCCCACGGTACCCAGTGAGGACGCGCTCTCGAAAAATGAATCCGAAGGATCATAACCGAAAAGCGATATTATGACGGTGGATATCGTGAGTACCATGAGATAAAGCGCGAAAAAGCCCATTATTCTCTTTATGGATTCATTGTCGATTATCCTGTCCGCGTATTTCAGGGGAACCTTAGCTTTCCGGGGAAGTAGAAGACCTCGTATGAGCCACCTGACAAGATAGATGATAATAACGAACCGGAAAACCTTTATGCCTCCGGCGGTGGAGCCGTCGCCTCCGCCGATGATCATCTGCAGGGCGCTTAAGAGCTTGACCCCGCCCGGCCACTCTCCGGGTGTAGAAACGATGAATCCGGTCGTCGTGGAGGCCGAGGTCGAGTGGAAGAGACACAAGAGGGTCTTCTGCGTATCCCAGCCGTAAAAACAAAGATAGATCAGCGCGGATATGAAAATAACCGACAAAAGATATCTTAACTGGGGTTCGGCGTAGAACTTCCGGATCCCGGTCTTCTTGCGCAAGAGGTAATAAGAGGCGAAGTTAACCGCCCCGAGAAACATTATGAGTATGAATGATATCCTGGTCACGCCGCCGTATGCGGCAAGGCTTTTTCCGTAAGAGGAGAATCCGCCGGTCGATATGCAGGAGAGGACATGGACCACTGAATCGAAAATGCCCATTCCGCTGAGGTAAAAAAGCCCCGCACCTATAACCGTAAATGTACCGTAAACTTTGAGTATGAGCAAAGTTAACGATTTTATATTGCCTATGGCATCGTCCTTCTTCCCCTCGGAAAGGAACATGCGCAAACTGCTCCTAGGGGGCACTATCAGTACCGCAAGAGAAAGTATTACGATTCCGGCCCCGCCTATCCACTGTGAATAGGACCTGAAAAAGACCAGGGTCCTGGGCAGTGTTTCCGGGTCGAAGAGGGTGAGGCCGGTCGTCGTAAAGCCTGACATTGATTCAAAAAAACCGTTAATGAAAGATGTTACCGGCAGGAACCCGAGTGCGCCCAGCAGGGAGAACATAATGTAAGAAAGGGCCGTTATGATGAGCCCTTCCGGGACGTTTATGCTGCCTTCACGGTCTTTCTGGAAGAAGCGGCCCACGAGGAACGCAATCACGGCCGTGACAGCGAATATAAGAGTATGGACATATTCCCCGTAAATAAGCGATACCGCCACTGGCGCCAGACAGATCAGGCCGTACAGTTTGAGCAGGGGAAGGAGCTTGAAAAGCACCGTTCTGAGCTTGACCGATCTGATGATCCAGGAGTATTTCAATCTATCGCACCTCTTTTTCGTAGGTTATACGGTATATGGCGCCATTTTTGTCGTCCGAGACGAGCATGGACCCGTCCGGAAGGAGCAGTATATCGACCGGTCTTCCCCATGCACCTTCTTTTGTGAGCCACCCCTCGGCGAAAACCTCATAGCTTACCGCTTTATCGCCTTCCAGCCGCACCAGCATTACACGGTACCCTATGGGGACGCTTCTATTCCATGACCCGTGTTCGGCGATGAATATCTGGTTTTTGTATTCTTCGGGGAACATCCTTCCGGTATAGAACTTCATGCCCAGTGCCGCCACATGGGGTCCCAGCTCCTGGACGGGCGGGACGAATTCCGAACAGGGTCTAAGCCCGCCAAAACTCGGGTCGGGAATATTCTGACCGTGACAATAGGGAAAGCCGAAATGCAGGGCTTTTTCGTATGCGCGGTTCAGTTCGTCCGGCGGTAGATTATCGCCCATCCAGTCCCTGCCGTTATCGGTGAACCATAGCTCTCCGGTCACCGGGTGCCAGTCGAAACCCACCGTATTGCGTACACCCTCGGCGAATATCTCAAGTTCCGAACCGTCGGGGTTCATCCTGGTTATGGAAGCGTAGATCCTGTTATCGGGCTCACAGACGTTGCAGGGTGCTCCCACGGGGACATAGAGCTTGCCGTCGGGACCGAAAGCGATGTATTTCCATCCGTGCCATCTGGTGGTGGGGAATGAATCGTTCACGACTTCCGCATCAGGTATGTTATTCAGCCGGTTCTCTATGTCGGTATATCTCGTTACCTCGCCGATCTGGGCGACATAAAGGTCTTTCTTGTAAAAGGCCATGCCGTTAGGCATGTTGAGCCCTTTCGCTATGGTGATGACGGAAGCGCCCCCGGTGTTATTATCCGGACCGGGTATGGCGTAAACCTTTCCTTCATCCCTGGTGCCGACGAAAATAGTGCCCTCGCTTCCGCGGGCAAGAGACCGGGCACCCGGCACGTTCTTCGCGAAATATTCTATTCGGAATCCGGGAGGAAGGGAAATACCGTCCAGCTTATCCGCGGCCGAAACGGGAAGGCATAAAGACATCAGGCAGAAGACAGTGACCAGTAGATAGATATATTTACGAAAAACATTCGCGGAGTTATTCATAAAAGTAAGTATATAGCAGTCATCGCGGAAAAAGAAGAATCATTTTCTTCTTTTTATTGACTTTTTTCCGGACGGGCCGAACCGTACAAGAAGCAGGCTAAAAGTGGAAAAAAGTCAATAGAAAGTGGATATAAACGATTATAAGAAAATACTATATCTGGCAAAATAAGAACAATTCAATATTTTACGAGATCGACCGGTTGAACGGAGGTTGAACAGGTGAACGCTGACCAAGAGGACCAGAAAATAACCCGACCCAAGGGGCAGGAATCACTGCAAGAGGAAGTAGAGAAAAAAGAACGCGAAAAGCCCGTGCTTTTCGGCACCGCGAGCGGCGTTTTCATACCTACGCTTTTGACCATCCTTGGTGTTATCATGTATCTCAGGGAGGGGTGGGTTGTCGGTAATGCGGGACTTGCTGGCGCGTGGCTGATCATAATCCTGTCTTTCAGTATTACCGCCTGCACTGGGCTATCGCTTTCCTCGGTCACGACCAACATCAAGATCGGTGCGGGAGGAGCATTTTCGGTCATCTCCCAGTCGCTGGGTCTGGAGGTGGGCGGAAGTGTCGGGATACCCTTGTATCTGGCACAGGCCCTCGCGGTGACCATGTACATATTCGGTTTCAGGTCCGGATGGCTCTGGATGTTCCCGGGACATTCTCCGCTTGTCATTGATATAGCAGTCTTTTTGATCCTTTTTATCATTGCTTTCATAAGCGCCGGGTTGGCGTTCAAGATACAGTACCTTATACTCGCGGCGATAATCGTCTCTTTGGTATCGATAGGCGCATCCGCAGTCAGGGGTTCGATGCAATATCCTGTCCAGTGGTGGGGCCGGTTCGCTGGTTCTCCCGAGACCGGATTCAGCGGCACCACTTTCTGGGCGGTCTTCGCCGTGTTCTTTCCCGCATCAACAGGGATAATGGCCGGGGCGAATATGTCCGGGGAACTAAAAAACCCCAGAAGGAGCATTCCCCTGGGGACCCTGGGCGCGATAGGGCTGAGCCTTGTAATATATCTTCTTCTGGCATACTGGCTGGCTCGTTCTGCGCCCACCGATACCTTGATGCGTAATTATACGGTAATGATAGATATGGCTGCCTGGGGTCCCCTCGTTATAGCAGGTCTTCTAGGAGCTACGTTCTCTTCGGCGCTTTCCTCGATGGTAGGATCTCCTCGCATACTCCAGGCTCTGGGCTCGCGCGATATCATACCAGCCGGCAAATGGTTCGCCGCGCGCACGAAAAAAGGGGAGCCGCGCAACGCGCTTTTCCTTACCGGGGGCATAGTCTTGGGGAGTCTTCTATTAAGGAACCTTAACGCGATAGCGCCTCTTATAACGATGTTCTTTCTTATAACATACGCTATGATCAACGTGGTCGTACTTATAGAGCAGCGCCTCGGGCTGGTGAGTTTCCGTCCGCTTTTCAAAGTACCGAGATTTGTGCCTTTAATAGGCGCTTTGGGGTGCGTGACGGTGATGTTCATAATCAATCCTGTTTTTGGTTTCGTGGCGGTCGGAGCGGTTTTGGTAATACACATGCTTCTTATCAGAAAGCACCTCAGGGCGCCTTACGGGGACGTTCGCAGCGGGTTGCTGGTGGCCGTTGCCGAATGGGCCGCGAAAAAGGTCAATGAGCTCACCGTTTCAAAGGAGCGGACCTGGAAGGCGAATCTCTTGGTTCCCGCGGAGGACCCCGAACGCATACAGGGATTCTCGGACCTTATAAAGGACCTGGCTTATCCGAAGGGTTTTTTGAAGATAGTGGGTCTAACCGGCAAGAAGAAGGAAGAGGAACTGGACGAAAAGCTTCCCGACATAGCCGACAAGTTCAGTGAAAAGGGCCTTTTTGCTGCATGGACTGTCATAACGGCCGCTACTTTCGGGGATAATCTTAAAGCGGGCATAGAGACCTTCGGGGGCACTTTTTTCAAGCCGAACATCCTTTTCATGACCATACCCGAAGACAAGAGCCGCGACCAGGAGGCCATGGACCTTCTTCAGATATGTAAAGATAACAATATAGGCGCGGTCATCCTCGACAGGCACGAGAAGGAGGAGGGTAAGGGGCAGTTCATTAATGTCTGGCTGGACGCTTCTGAGAACGAATGGCAGATCGGCAAGGACCTGGGTAAAAATGACCTCGCGCTGCTTGTGGCGTACAAGCTGAAACTGAACAGAAAAGCGGAACTACGCCTGGTGGCAAGGACCCCGGAAAAGGAAAAAGCACGGAGCTACCTCAGGGCGGTCGCCGAAACGGCACGCATACCCAACGTGCACATCCAGATCACGGGTACGGAGGATGTGGAGGATATTCCCGAGGCATTTATCAACATATTGAGCGTGCCGTCCGATGAAGGAACGGAAGCTCTCAGACAATTCAAGAAAGAACTTGATACTTCTGTGCTTTTTACCATGGATTCGGGCGCAGAGAACGCCCTGGCCTAGTTCGGCAATGGTCCTGCAGAAGAAAAAGACCGGAGGAAGTACATGAGCAGCGACAATAGGATAATAACAATAACAATGAACCCGGCTATTGACATGGAAGCGGAAGTTGAGACCGTGGTCCCCGAAAGAAAAATGCGCTGCGGCACACCAAGACGCGATCCGGGAGGTGGAGGCATAAACGTCTCAAGGGTCATCAAGCGTCTCGGGGGAAGTTCAACCGCCTATTACCTGGCGGGAGGTCATTACGGCAGGCGCCTGGAAGAGCTTGTAAAGGAAGAGGGGATAGAAAGCCGGCGCATCCTTACCGGCTCGGAGACCAGAGAAAACCTCGTCTTCAAGGAAAGAAGTTCCGAGAAGCAGTATCGGTTCCTCATGTCCGGCGGCAAGGTCGCGGAGGAGGAATGGAAGTCACTATTGGATAAGCTTTCCTTGATGGAAAATGTCCCGGATCATGTTGTTGCAAGCGGCAGCCTTCCCCCGGGAGTGCCTTCGGGATTTTTCAGGGAATTATCAAATACCTGTGTCCGGATAGGATCTAAGCTCATAGTGGATACTTCTGGAGCTTCACTGAAGGAACTGGCCGAGCTTGAAGTTTTCCTGCTCAAGCCCAATAGGAACGAGTTCAAGGAACTAGCCGGCGAGGGCGTGGAAGAACTGGACCGCCAGAAGGAAGAGGCATTAAAAATAATAAAAAAGGGAAAAGTAAAGAACATAGTCGTTTCACTGGGGCACCGGGGCGCGCTAGCTGTATCTGAAGACGAATGTGAATATGTCCCGGCGCCCCAGGTCATGGTCAAGAGCATAGTCGGGGCGGGTGACAGTATGCTCGCGGGCATAGTAGTGAGCCTTGACCGAGGAAATGCCCTGGCGGAAGCGGTCAGGTTCGGCGTTGCGTGCGGGACAGCGGCCGTGCTTACGCCCGGCACGGAGCTCTGCAGAAAAGAAGATGCCGACAGGATCTACAAAAAGATAACGAAAAAGGACGAACAGGCCTTAACATGAGTAAATACCATCTTGCCGAAGTCGACGATTACAGAGATCTTGTGGGAGAGAAGACCATAGAGCGCGTTAAGGAAAAAGCCGCTTCCCTCAATGGGATGCATATAGCCCATGTTAACTCCACCTATTACGGAGGGGGCGTGGCGGAGATACTCTCTTCGCTGACGCTGCTCATGAACTCGCTGGGGATAAAGACGGGATGGCGGATAATACAGGGTTCGCCGGACTTCTTCAGCATAACGAAGAAGATGCACAACGCCCTGCAGGGCGGGAAGATAAATCTCACCCCGCGCAAGAAAAAGATATACGAACAGGTCATCTTCGAGAACACGGTAAGGAACCATCTGGACCATGACCTGGTCATAATACATGATCCGCAACCCTTATGGATGATACACCATTACGACAAAAAAGGGCCCTGGGTATGGCACTGTCATCTGGATATGTCGGATCCGGATAATAAAATATGGGATTATCTAAGCCCCGTCGTGGAGAAGTATGACGGGGTCATCATGAGCCTGGAAGAATACAGAAAAGATCTGGAAACCCCGCAGGTCTTCTTCATGCCGGCAATAGATCCCTTTTCGATCAAGAACAAGCCCCTCAGCGAAAAGGAAGTTCAGGAAAGGTTGGACCATTACCAGATACCCACGGATCTGCCGCTCGTCGCGCAGATCTCGCGTTTTGATAAATGGAAAGACCCTGAAGGCGCTATAAACGCTTTTAAAAAAGCGCGAGAAAAAGTGGACGCCAGACTGGTACTTCTTGGCAACGTGGCGACGGATGACCCGGAAGGGGAGGAGGTTTACAAATCTCTTTTAGACGAGCGGGATGAGACTGTCCATATCCTGAGCGCGGAAGACACCGCGCTGGTCAACGCCCTCCAGAGAAAAGCCTGCGTTGTGATGCAGAAATCCATCAGGGAAGGGTTCGGGCTTACGGTTGCCGAAGCCATGTGGAAGGGTACTCCCGTGATAGGCGGGGACGTGGGAGGCATACGACACCAGATAAAGGACGGGGAGAACGGTTATCTGGTATCAAGCCCGGAAGAGGCCGCTGACAGAATAGTTACACTTATCGGCGACAGGAATCTTTGCGGGGAAATGGGCAAAAAGGCCAAGGAAACGGTGCGTGAGAGCTTCCTCATGGTGAGACTCCTGGAGCAGTACCTGGATTTTATATCCTCTTTCCGGACCGCTTACAAATACAAAGGATAGCGATGCAGAAAGAAAAACAGAAGAAAAACCCCGGCAGGATCGTATCGGTGAGGGGCAGTGTCGTCGATGCCAGCTTTGAGAAGAGGCTTCCCCGGATAAATGACCTGCTTGTTGCCGAAGGGGATATCAAACTTGAAGTGCAGCAGCATCTTGATGAGCGCACGGTAAGGACAGTGGCCCTTACGGCCACCGAGGGCCTTGCGCGAGGGATGGATGTCGAGGATACCGAGAAACCAATAGAGGTGCCGGTTGGCGATTCTGTTCTGGGGAGGGTCTTCGATGTCTTCGGAAGTCCCATCGATGAAAAAGGCGAAGTGGCTTCCGAAGAAAAAAGAGCGATCTACCGCAAGAAGATACCCTTGAACAAAAGGTCTACCAGGTCTGAAGTGTTCGAGACCGGGATAAAGGCCATAGATGTTCTGAGCCCTCTTGAAAAAGGCGAGAAGGCGGGCCTGTTCGGGGGAGCCGGCGTGGGCAAGACCGTGCTCATCATGGAAACCATACACAACATGGCAGCGCGTCACAAGGGCGTGAGCATTTTCTGCGGCATCGGCGAGAGGAACCGCGAAGGCGAAGAGATGTACAGGGAGATCAGGCAGGCCGAGATCCTGGATAACGCTGTACTGGTTTTCGGGCAGATGAACGAGCAACCCGGAACGAGGTTCAGGTCCGGACACTCGGCGCTGACCATGGCCGAATATTTCAGGGATGACGCCGGAAGGGACGTGCTTCTTCTTATAGATAATATTTTCAGGTTCGTTCAGGCAGGATCTGAGGTCTCCGGGCTCATGGGCAACCTGCCATCACGCGTTGGCTATCAGCCAACGCTATCTACGGAGCTGGCCGACCTGGAGGAGCGCATATGCAGTACTTCCTCCGGAGCGATAACTTCGATCCAGGCAGTATATGTACCGGCGGATGACTTTACGGACCCGGCGGCGGTGAACACCTTCGGGCATTTGTCCTCTTCAATTGTCCTTTCCAGGAAAAGGGCGAGCCAGGGGCTCTATCCGGCGATAGATCCGTTAAAATCGAACTCAAAGATACTTACCCCTCACGTTGTTGGCCAAAACCATTACGATATCGCCCAGAACATACGCGCTACACTGGCGCAGTACGAGGACCTCAAGGATATCATAGCCATGCTCGGGCTTGAGGAGCTTTCCGAGAGGGACAGGAAGACCGTTGAACGGGCCAGGCGGCTTGAAAGGTTCCTGACACAGCCTTTTTTCACGACCGAGCAGTTCACCGGGCATGAAGGCAAGAGGGTGACACTGAAAGAAGCGCTTGAAGGATGCGAGAGGATACTCAAGGATGAATACGCCGATTATCCGGAGAGATCGCTGTACATGATCGGCAGCGTCACGGAAGCGGAGAATGAATGAGGCTCAAGATATTATTGCCGGGGAAAGAATACCTCGCTGAAGAGGTGAGAAGCGTCAAGGCCGAGTCAAAAGATGGCTATTTCGGTCTCCTGCCCAAACATATAGATACCGTAGTAGTGCTAGTGCCGGGAGTGTTGTCTTTCGTTAAAGAAAGCGGTCCGGAGGAATTCGTCGCTGTGGACGAAGGAGTGTTGGTAAAGACCGGCAAAGACGTAACCGTATCGGTAATGGACGCCTTCAAAAGCGCGGACCTGGAAAGTCTGGTGAGCAAAGTCGAGGAAGAGTTCACCCGGTATGACGAAAAAGAGAAGAAAGCCCGTACGGCTCTGGCCAGGATGGAAGCTGATTTCACTAGAAGACTGTACGAACTCGAATTACATGAATAAGAAAGAGGACAAACAGAAATATTACCGCCAGTTCGACGCGGATATCCTCCGAAAGAGCGAACGCATGAAAAGGGCCCGCAGGAAGGGAGACCGCAGCATGTGGTTCGGGCTGGGTATGATGGGTATTATAGGGTGGTCGGTGGTCATACCGACGCTTCTGGGCGTGGCGCTGGGATTATGGCTGGACATACGATTCAGGACCAGAATATCATGGACGCTAACTTTTCTGGTGTTGGGTGTTGCCCTGGGCAGCCTTAACGCGTGGTTCTGGGTTAAGAGAGAAAGAAAGATGATAGAGGAGGAAAGGAAATCATGACGGGACTAACCGATTTATTGATACCGTTCGTATCAGGGCTTTTTTTGGGGATCATTTATTTTTCGCTTCTAAAATTCTCACTGGAAATGGGGCTCGGGTCGAGGCGACCCGTCGCGGTCAACCTGGCGGCGTTCTTCCTGAGGCTCGGGATAAGCGCTTTGTGCTTCTATTATTTTGCCCGTGAAGGCGAGCCTCAACCTGTGATCGCTTGCGCCGCGGGTTTTTTCCTGATGCGTTTCGTCATGGTCAGGCTCTTGAAAGATATTACTTGGGCCCAGAAAGCCCCGGCAGGTGGTAAATGAACATTAGCCCGGACTGGATAGTATACTGGCAGGAGGGCGTTCTCAAGCTGAACGCCACCTTGGTCTACACGTGGCTCGTCATGGGTCTGCTTCTTGCCGTTTCGTGGATGGCTACCAGGAATGTGAGCTCCGACGTCCAGATCTCCGCATGGCAGAACTTCCTTGAGAGCATGGTCTCTTTTATGCGAAAGGAGATAAGGAACGTCGTCAGGCAGGACGAAAGGCCGTACCTTCCCTTCATCGGGGCATTGTTCCTTTTTATCGCCGTATCCAATTTTCTAACGGTGGTGCCGGGATACCGTCCTCCCACGGGTTCGCTTTCGACGACCAGCGCACTGGCCATATGCGTTTTTTTCGCCGTCCCGGCATTCAGTATACGCTCAAGGGGAGTTGCGGGGTACCTGAGGCATTATATAGAACCCACCGCGTTCATGCTGCCCTTCAACATTCTGAGCGAAGTATCCCGGTCAGTGGCCCTGGCGGTAAGGCTTTTCGGCAATATCATGAGCGGTACGCTGATAATAGCGGTTCTGCTTATCATCACCCCGCTTTTCGTGCCGATCATCATGCGCCTTTTCGGGCTTCTCATAGGACAGATACAGGCATACATATTCACGGTGCTTTC harbors:
- a CDS encoding DUF2934 domain-containing protein, coding for MAEKRKTVKKAKSPSKKRTTKKKSPTGKKKQKMIEKKAYELYASRGYQHGNDQADWYEAERIVAGSKK
- a CDS encoding F0F1 ATP synthase subunit A, whose translation is MNISPDWIVYWQEGVLKLNATLVYTWLVMGLLLAVSWMATRNVSSDVQISAWQNFLESMVSFMRKEIRNVVRQDERPYLPFIGALFLFIAVSNFLTVVPGYRPPTGSLSTTSALAICVFFAVPAFSIRSRGVAGYLRHYIEPTAFMLPFNILSEVSRSVALAVRLFGNIMSGTLIIAVLLIITPLFVPIIMRLFGLLIGQIQAYIFTVLSTVYIASAVRTFTKQQEKKTERSKHKEE
- a CDS encoding F0F1 ATP synthase subunit epsilon encodes the protein MRLKILLPGKEYLAEEVRSVKAESKDGYFGLLPKHIDTVVVLVPGVLSFVKESGPEEFVAVDEGVLVKTGKDVTVSVMDAFKSADLESLVSKVEEEFTRYDEKEKKARTALARMEADFTRRLYELELHE
- a CDS encoding Na-K-Cl cotransporter encodes the protein MTRPKGQESLQEEVEKKEREKPVLFGTASGVFIPTLLTILGVIMYLREGWVVGNAGLAGAWLIIILSFSITACTGLSLSSVTTNIKIGAGGAFSVISQSLGLEVGGSVGIPLYLAQALAVTMYIFGFRSGWLWMFPGHSPLVIDIAVFLILFIIAFISAGLAFKIQYLILAAIIVSLVSIGASAVRGSMQYPVQWWGRFAGSPETGFSGTTFWAVFAVFFPASTGIMAGANMSGELKNPRRSIPLGTLGAIGLSLVIYLLLAYWLARSAPTDTLMRNYTVMIDMAAWGPLVIAGLLGATFSSALSSMVGSPRILQALGSRDIIPAGKWFAARTKKGEPRNALFLTGGIVLGSLLLRNLNAIAPLITMFFLITYAMINVVVLIEQRLGLVSFRPLFKVPRFVPLIGALGCVTVMFIINPVFGFVAVGAVLVIHMLLIRKHLRAPYGDVRSGLLVAVAEWAAKKVNELTVSKERTWKANLLVPAEDPERIQGFSDLIKDLAYPKGFLKIVGLTGKKKEEELDEKLPDIADKFSEKGLFAAWTVITAATFGDNLKAGIETFGGTFFKPNILFMTIPEDKSRDQEAMDLLQICKDNNIGAVILDRHEKEEGKGQFINVWLDASENEWQIGKDLGKNDLALLVAYKLKLNRKAELRLVARTPEKEKARSYLRAVAETARIPNVHIQITGTEDVEDIPEAFINILSVPSDEGTEALRQFKKELDTSVLFTMDSGAENALA
- a CDS encoding F0F1 ATP synthase subunit beta; translated protein: MQKEKQKKNPGRIVSVRGSVVDASFEKRLPRINDLLVAEGDIKLEVQQHLDERTVRTVALTATEGLARGMDVEDTEKPIEVPVGDSVLGRVFDVFGSPIDEKGEVASEEKRAIYRKKIPLNKRSTRSEVFETGIKAIDVLSPLEKGEKAGLFGGAGVGKTVLIMETIHNMAARHKGVSIFCGIGERNREGEEMYREIRQAEILDNAVLVFGQMNEQPGTRFRSGHSALTMAEYFRDDAGRDVLLLIDNIFRFVQAGSEVSGLMGNLPSRVGYQPTLSTELADLEERICSTSSGAITSIQAVYVPADDFTDPAAVNTFGHLSSSIVLSRKRASQGLYPAIDPLKSNSKILTPHVVGQNHYDIAQNIRATLAQYEDLKDIIAMLGLEELSERDRKTVERARRLERFLTQPFFTTEQFTGHEGKRVTLKEALEGCERILKDEYADYPERSLYMIGSVTEAENE
- a CDS encoding sorbosone dehydrogenase family protein, which codes for MSLCLPVSAADKLDGISLPPGFRIEYFAKNVPGARSLARGSEGTIFVGTRDEGKVYAIPGPDNNTGGASVITIAKGLNMPNGMAFYKKDLYVAQIGEVTRYTDIENRLNNIPDAEVVNDSFPTTRWHGWKYIAFGPDGKLYVPVGAPCNVCEPDNRIYASITRMNPDGSELEIFAEGVRNTVGFDWHPVTGELWFTDNGRDWMGDNLPPDELNRAYEKALHFGFPYCHGQNIPDPSFGGLRPCSEFVPPVQELGPHVAALGMKFYTGRMFPEEYKNQIFIAEHGSWNRSVPIGYRVMLVRLEGDKAVSYEVFAEGWLTKEGAWGRPVDILLLPDGSMLVSDDKNGAIYRITYEKEVR
- a CDS encoding glycosyltransferase encodes the protein MSKYHLAEVDDYRDLVGEKTIERVKEKAASLNGMHIAHVNSTYYGGGVAEILSSLTLLMNSLGIKTGWRIIQGSPDFFSITKKMHNALQGGKINLTPRKKKIYEQVIFENTVRNHLDHDLVIIHDPQPLWMIHHYDKKGPWVWHCHLDMSDPDNKIWDYLSPVVEKYDGVIMSLEEYRKDLETPQVFFMPAIDPFSIKNKPLSEKEVQERLDHYQIPTDLPLVAQISRFDKWKDPEGAINAFKKAREKVDARLVLLGNVATDDPEGEEVYKSLLDERDETVHILSAEDTALVNALQRKACVVMQKSIREGFGLTVAEAMWKGTPVIGGDVGGIRHQIKDGENGYLVSSPEEAADRIVTLIGDRNLCGEMGKKAKETVRESFLMVRLLEQYLDFISSFRTAYKYKG
- a CDS encoding NrdH-redoxin — translated: MPVVKVYSSPTCPHCQRTKKFLQENDIDFEDYDVTSDQAKAEEMMDKSGQMGVPVIEVDNEIITGFDEEKLKKALDL
- a CDS encoding hexose kinase — its product is MSSDNRIITITMNPAIDMEAEVETVVPERKMRCGTPRRDPGGGGINVSRVIKRLGGSSTAYYLAGGHYGRRLEELVKEEGIESRRILTGSETRENLVFKERSSEKQYRFLMSGGKVAEEEWKSLLDKLSLMENVPDHVVASGSLPPGVPSGFFRELSNTCVRIGSKLIVDTSGASLKELAELEVFLLKPNRNEFKELAGEGVEELDRQKEEALKIIKKGKVKNIVVSLGHRGALAVSEDECEYVPAPQVMVKSIVGAGDSMLAGIVVSLDRGNALAEAVRFGVACGTAAVLTPGTELCRKEDADRIYKKITKKDEQALT
- a CDS encoding DUF4912 domain-containing protein; this encodes MANESYLDRFKPRESEKVRRMGASSADWSIPEDYGDNKLVIMVRDPWTLFAYWEISAAMEESIKDEIRRRGFNSSKRSLRVFEPSSEDATGPLIQYNLMDHDRSRYVHTGRAGGRWQAEIARVTDTGEVFSIARSNIVETPQHKISELTEKDEMTMKEELYKELMEHSITRELGRSSPGFKELINKHLEKWMSSGSIGGPDEKEKDKRSRNG